From the genome of Solanum stenotomum isolate F172 chromosome 5, ASM1918654v1, whole genome shotgun sequence:
ATGTCGCTGCATTTTAAGTTCATCTCATTGCAGTATTgtatcaattaaaaataaaaataaggagtACCTgaacttttctatattttgCTACTGGCACGACTAAGGGGCTCTTAGAAAATAATGGACTGAAATAGACGTGCTAACATAACTAAAACTTAATCCCAACTAATTGGTATTGCCTATTCAGATCTCTTTCTTCCATTCTGCCCTATTCTTTTCGTTAGGTCTGCATGGACTTCAAAAGGTTGTAGGTCTTTAGAGAACTTCCTTTCATGAGATTTTAAGTCTATCTTGTCTTCTTTTCAACACCTTTTCTCACCATGGTTTTGTACCTACTAACCGATGTATATAGAGGTTGACAAACTAATGCAACCATCTCAAACAAGAGTTCTCTCATTTTGCTATATGTGGTTAGATTTAATCGTCTAATATTGTATGGATGCATATATACCTTAGCATCCTATCCACAGACACAAATCTTGTAGATATGTTGGACTTAAGCCTGACATTCAGTCCCATATAACTTGCcttctaaattaatttttttgggcATGTTATTCTTATTGGTAATCAAGATAACAAGCTTTGGCTTAAAGAGAGGCTGAGTGGATGATGAAACTTGccttttaagttaattaattcaGAATTTTATTCTTGGTAATCTAGAGGCGAAACAAGCCAAGCTTAACTTCTAAAAGAAAAGGAGAGATGTTACCTAAGGGTGTGGCTACTGGCTAGTGGTCAATGAAATGGGTCGAGAACTATGAGGTCGAGAGAAAAAACATGAGGTGATTTCATCCCATTTGTTTAAGCCTTGGCGGACAAATTTACCCAGTACCAGTACCTGTGCTGCTGGGAATTAGCTGGTAACACgtggaattagtcaaggtgTATTCAAGTTGGTCCGAACACCatagttatttaaaaaaaaagatgttaCAAACTTTGGTTAAAGAGAAGGTGAGTAGATGATGAGGGTCTTCTGTGCGGCCTTGTGTGTCTCATATTTATGAATTTAGCTCAGCAACATTCCTTCTTCAGTAAAAAAAATGGTTGATAAGAAATCATGCAATGCATATCATTTTGAATACAACTAACAAAAcaatcaataagaaataatcCCAGGATAATTtgttttcaaaccaaacgacccctgaatGAGATAAATTTGTATGCTAAACCTAATTTGATATTCTGATCATGGAAGCTGgaaataaatttactatttaGGATGTCTTTAATCACCCATATGGAAAAGTGGCAAAACATTGTTACTGCTTTAGTTTTGTGAAATCAAAattaccaacaacaacaacataccaagtgtagtaatcccacaagtggggacGGCAGAATATAATGTAACCACTTTTCCACTTTTCATTGCACACTTTGGCACGTCTATAATGACATCTTTATTATTAGCTTGGTTTTTTATGAATAAAGGAAAATATTTGGTCGGGAAATCCCcgcccctttttttttttttttctccctctGCTTGGCTTTGCCTCTCTACTTAAGTTCCTCAATTTCTGACTTGAACTGTCACTTCGCTGGAAAAGTCAGATCACAATCTATCTTATTCCTTgatgtttatttatttgatctCAGTTGCCTCTTTGTCTGCATAAATTGTGAACTTCCTTGGCTAACCGATTTGAATTGCATAACTAATGCATTTCTATCAATTATTAACGGTCTAAACTAActgtaaaatggtaattttcgCTGTCTTCAAAATCTTCTACATTGATCTTTTAATGTTTAGAAACTTTTCCTTCATATTCGATATATCTGTTGTGAATATGATTAGAAAGGTGGAGCGTTGTTAACTGCTGCATTCAATACTTGCTTCTAGAGGAAAACTGCTACTTGTGCCCTATTCGGTTTTTGCATGATTGCACATATTGATGATCAGTGCACTATAATGTCAAGTTTCTTCTCCCCTTTTCAGGTTCGTCGTGTCCAAAACTTAGTAGAGACGATGGATGCAGTAAAAGCAAGAAATTCCAATCCCTTTATCAACAACAGTAATGCCGTGTCAGTGACTACTCAATGGGAGACATTTGAGTCGGGGGTTGGAAGCCTGAACGCTCCACTACCACCTAGACCTGTACTTGAGGTTGGAAGCATGAACGCCCCATCTCCTCCTAGACCTGTGCTTGGGGTTGGAAGCATGAACGCCTCACCTCCTCCTAGACCTGTGTTTGGGGTTGGAGGACTGAACACCCCACCACCTCCTACACCTGTGCTTGGAGTTGGAAGCATGAACGCCTCACCTCCTCCTAGACTTGGGGTTGGAGGACTGAACACCCCACCACCTCCTACACCTGTGCTTGGGGTTGGAAGCCTGGCCACCCCACCTCTTAGACCGCCCTCAACTATAGTGACCGAGGATTGGGAACAATTCGAATAGAGTAGCTGTATACGTTTCCATGttatgattttgaagaaacaGAAAATGCCAGTTATTAGGCACTAGTGACCACTATTATTTTGTCATCTATACTGTCGTTACagttaaatatttttggtgGATGTAAGTTCATGATCAGGCAAACATAGAGGTTTAATGAAATCGTGTTGGTAAGTTACTTCTGTGTGTTGTATAAGATTAAATCAAAGTTTAGTGCATAATTCTTTTATTCTTCACCTCATATCTGGCAAACCTCTCAGCCAGAGCAGTTTACGAAACAACGTGAACCAGGTTTCACAAAATAATATCGCATAATCACCCTCAAGGCCACTCCATCTAGGGGTGTCAAATTGACGGGTTGGACTAAACTAGGGCACATAAAATTAGCACTCGGATAATAGCTCTGAAAATGAACGAACTTCTTGATATCAAGTGTTTTGTATTGCCTTTGTGGCCCCATCAAGCGCGAATTCGGATTGGTCGGGCTAGTAATTTCTGATACAGgatgattaaattaaaaaaaatgtaatatataCTAGATTTGTCTCTTTCTACTTTCTAGTCATTAGTTTTGATGAagctcaaaataaaaaatgatggtCCACTTGTTACTTTCAGTTTCCGGACCTATGTGCGCGCTTTTGTCTCATAGACCTCAATTATTCTTTTTGGTTTCCTTCACGATCAATGATGGTTCACTTGTTACTTTCAGTTTCCGGACCTATGTGCGCGCCTTTGTCTCATAGACCTCAATTAttctttttggttttccacACGGTACCTGCTTATGAGGATGACTAATTCAGATTTATGACAGGAAGTTTCACTTTTTAAAGCGGTAAGGTGATTTCATATCTAGGGTTCAAATCAAGATCTATTCAGTATTTTTTACACGGAATCCAAGTTAATTTTGAACTACTACAACATATGCAATGGGGAAGGTAAAGTATGCACAGACTTTAtaactacctcgtggaggtagagaagCTAAATTTTGAGCTAATAATTGTTAAAGTATATGGCATATTCAAAGCTAATATCTTGAAAGTTTGAACCCTAAATTTTAAGTATATTCTGAATCTGTCTCTATCAATAGACTTCGTTTTCTGGTGGCCCAAAGTTCCTACGTAAGTAGTGACATTGCCCTCTTTTAGTTTTCTTGTCCCATTGTTGGAATCATTTTCACGTTTTGATATAATGTATGGTCCATATTATACCATAttattcattttcaaaaaatctCAAGTTACCTCCAGTCCAAATGAGataaatatcatgaaaatgGACAATTTAAAAGTGGGCTATCTATCATACATTATAACatgccaaaaaaaaatcaatgaaattTTGTATCCTATTAAAcatgaacaaattaaaataaaataaataatataccATACCATATACTATATTTTTGTTagaactttctttctttctttatgtCTACTTTGATGAAAACAATAGTACCTTCCATGGCTCCAAATGTTTTTTACCAAAAAGATGATGATCCAATTATTCTATCTACTAAGGATCATAATTTTGCTCTAAGTGGAGAAATTATGTTGCTGGTACTTGTACttctttttactctttttattgTCACTTTGATTTTCTTCTTGTGTATGAAACATTATTTAAGGTATTCTTCATGTACTCCATCAGACCAAATTGTTCAATCACCTAATTATTTTTCCACTCCCATGAAAATTAAGCCGTTGTATCGCGATATCGTGGAGCCATAATGTTTTCAGATTTTAAGTCATATTATACATGTATATTTGGAATTGTACGTTGGATTTAGAATGATTTATGTATTCTaattgtatgtatatatatatattgatctCTTTTCTACCAGTATTAGATAATTCTGTTGAATCCACAGAACCTGCTTTAGACTTGTTTTGATGGCaaagaataatttttgaatGATTATTATCTTattgtatgtatatattttgatcactttttctatttgtattaGATAGTTCAGTTGAATCTACAGAACCTGCTCTAGATCCGCCTTGGTGGCAAAGAACAATTGACTTTAATTTCTTCTTGATAACTTTAAGGTTGTTCTTGTCTCTAGCATGAAGCTATAGTAGTACTATGGTTTCAATTTGTCTTGGTTTTGATGTCTTGGAACCTTGATGCTTGGGATTTTTGACAAATGAACTAGAATAATATAATTCTAGCAACCAATGCTTGTGATTTCATTTTCAATGggtttcaaatattatattcagcgatgaattcaaatttaaattatgagcCCTCAAATATTGCCTTACAAGAGATCTTCACTTTAacacataagaaaaaaaaagaagaggtcATTTTGTTCTATTCAATTTGGGTGAAGGTCCTCAATGTTTTACTGTATTGGTTATTAAATCATGTCTCCATTGTAATACACAACAGCACCAGTGGTCTAGTGGTAGAATAGTACCCTGCCACGGTACAGACCCGGGTTCGATTCCCGGCTGgtgcatattatttttttaaaacattgaaTAGATAATTCATATTTCACAAGTGCAATCAAAACATTACAATTTTAATCCAAACTTGCATCACAATTTTAATCAAACTTCTAAATAGTACTTATTAACTATATAATCTTATCGTTCATCGCAAGTTGATCACACTAGAATTTATCTACAGTAAATCCGTCTCTCAACACCTCATAAGCCTCTCTACTGCGGGATTTCTTCAACCCAGCCGTGACATAAAGCTTTGATTTTTCAGATGAAATGGCAGTAACTTTTACCCAGATCATCACCTTTGTTTTTATTCCCTCTATGTCAGCTAGCTTTCCTTTTTCCAAGTATCCAGTAACTGCCGTAGAGAACCGTAATACAGATGAATCCCTGTAACCAACCTCACATATTGAAGGAATATAGACAGTGAGCTTCTTGGTTTCTTCGTTAAACTCATAGTTGGTGGCATCACGAGGGAAAATGCCTACTGGAATGTCATGCTCCTTCAGCAGTTCTGGCAATGGCTTTTGCATTTTCCCTACAAATCCAGTGCAAAGCAAGGATGAGAAAGCTCCTGAATATTTTGGCATAAGAATACAAGGAATGACCAAAGAAAACTCGTGACTTGTACTGATGAGCATCCTTATATGATGAACACCATTTTTCATAACAAAGAATGACCGAGGAAAGCTCGTGACTTGTACTGATGAGCATTTATATATGAAAACCAATAACTCAACAAAATGAATCAatggtctttttttttatgacaagggaaacccgtagccgctaccctttggtgcgcatagggtaaaacccccacacctatgcaatagctcgcaaaccacatagaaGAGGCaaaccgcactaggcaagcctggtgcgacgagttcgacccagaaggcaaaccccttgctttcgctggcaaggggtttcgaacttgagaccttcaacatggaagtcccaaacTCAAACcaggccaccccgaagggttgAATCAATGGTCTTCAATcgctatgaattttttttttgagtattTAGTATTTACCATTACGAGAAAGCAAAcatttttggatatattatttaaattattcaaCCATCCAGCATTCCAGCTTAGCCTTTTCTTTCAAAGATGGATTATTTTCTGGAAATATACCccaaaaaaacaagaaagtgACGTTTCTTTCGACATTCAACATGGTTTATCACAAGCTAGTTTACAGTCTGATTACAAACCACTATCCTATACATCATGAGACTCACCACACAGAAAAAGGTCAGCATTTTATTTGCCTGTACTGGTGCCAGGCAAACCTTTATTACTAGAGCAAGGGTTGCTAGAGGGCTAATGTTTCACAAGCTAAAAGTTAGACCTTTTCTTAAAAGAAGTTAATGGTCGAGTAACAAATAAGAGTAAGAGCTCATATTTGatgaaagaaagaatagaatTATTGGAACACACAGTTGTAATGCATTATTGTGGATCTAGGTCCAAGGTACTTTCTTAAGCTAGCTACAAGGATGGGGCAGTATGGAAAGAtaaaatatactccctccgtttcacaaagaatgatctagtttgacttggcacggagtttaagaaaataaagaagacttttgatcCTGttgtcctaaattaaagttaggtcaaatgtacaaaattgccctttaatcttgtggtcttaaacatgccacgtggaaaagtgaaattaaaatgttaccaaaaaaagaaagaggtcattcttttttaaacaaactaaaaaggaaaggaggtcattctttttgaaacggagggagtactagtTTTAGAATCtagttggaaaaaaaaagatcttttcAAGCGATTGTTGATAAAAAAATCTTCTCCTCCATCAATGAAATTTTAGAGAAGACAGAAGAGGAGCCAAAAGAGTAACGAGGAAGACTAACCTTTAAGCTTGTTCACCAGCCATTTGCTTCCTCCTTCGATACTGCTTTGCAAGgactaatttttaaaagggGAAAGTGTTAGACAAGTAAGAAGAAGACGAGAAAGAGAGGAAATTCCACGCAGATAAGAGATCTCAAAACAGaataaaaacaatcaaaataaccAAATGGTCTCTCTGAGTAAATTCCAAATTAGtgaacatattttattttgctttaggGTAGGCATTTCGCAAATGCTTTCAGCTCACACATCATAGCAGATTGAAATTCGTCTAGATTTTAATAAAATGGAACTtgttttaaacttttaatttaTCACATCAATTTCAATTAACAATCTCACCAGGGCAGGAGCTAGAAAGTGGAGTATATAATTGTGTGTTTCTGTTCTTAGTACCATTGCAACATTATACActaaaaaggagaagaaaagcaTAAACTCCTAGCACCATACTTAGATTTTCAGGAAATGCAAAGGTCCTATTCAGTAGTAAAGCTTCGGCCTTTGGAATTTATGGCGTGTCAGGATTTGTTTAAGGCTTGGATCTGGCATGTCAGGACGTTGGTTgtgcactttttttttaattaataaaggaGAATAAGGCACGGAACGTTTTCTACCCTTCAGATAACAAATTATTGTGCTTTAAAATCCACAAGTGgaataatgaaaagaaaagatgCAATTCAACAAAATTTATGTCCAACCACTACAATAATTCTGTGTCTGCTCTAAAACAAGTGATGAATGCAGCAAAGATACAAATCAGTCTACCCCCACCTGGAAATTGTTGAGGAAAATAAACGTTCAAAAACAATGGCATGCGAAAGAAGAGACTATTGGCTCAAATTTGATAGGCACAATACTAACATTAGGGAGGTCGAAACTTAATAAAAGTTTGTCAGACTGGTCTTTTACTCGGCTTTGAGAATAATGAGATCTTAGTGGCATCACTCTGTTGCAACCTATTCCCCGATCAATTTTCATCCCCACTTACAGGACAAAAGTCATTTCCTCAGACGTCTTGTTCTTGAAAAGGAAAAGCAGGGTAAGCTGCTTAGCTAGATGGTATTAgtactttaaatatatatattttaagcaTTTGCATTCTCAAATGTTATACCCGAAGAATCTTTCATATCGAATTCTTTATTTACTCAAACAGAATACCATTGATTCATTTTCTTGGTAATCATCTAAGGATGCTGATCAGTATGAGTCATGagctttcttctttctttctttcttggcTATTCTTTTGCCAAATTCCGACACAGACATGTGCTATCTCATCCCTACTCAACAGTCAACATTGGATTTGTAGGAAAACTCAAAGGCCATTACAAGGTCTGCTGAATATGACATTTCAGTAGGTATATTTCCTTGCAATGAAactatgagtttaatgaataAACCAAGAAGCTTCCTGCCCAGGTTCGGCCAGTATATTAAGTCGACAATTAAATGTGTGTATGTGAGGTCGATCACAAAAAGAAATTCAATCCCTTTGGAGATATCAGCAGCTAAATGATGGCAAAGAGAGTAAACTCGATAATGTTCAATACAACTAGAGTCCAAATTCAAAAGTAATCCTCCACACTTAATCTCAACCGACTTGAATGATCGAATCGATTCTTTCACTTTGTCTTGCAGACAAGTGATCATATATCAGTAGTTTGGAAAGTTAAAAGTAGATATGCACGGATACAGTTAAACAGAGATATTGTATACGCAGATACACTTATTATGCACGTGAATACAATATAttccacaaaatttcaaaattaagaaTACTAAACTTCTAATTAAGCAATACTAAGATCATCAGCATTGACAAAACATAAATAGTAACTCAATCAATTGAATTCctcaaaacataatttaattacataattagaacggaaatttcaaaattaagaaGACTAAACTTCTAATTAGGCAATAATAAGATCATCAGATTAACTCAATCAATTGAATTCCTCAAAACGTAATTTAAGTACATAATTAGAATCAGTGTAAACCCTAGTGATGCACAAAAATCCATCAACTACAGAAATGAAATTAAGGACTGTAAATGACGGAGAATTGAAAGGAAAGAGAGTTTAGGGTTTACATTAATGTCATCGCCGACGGAATTGAACTCCTTGTTGGCTTTCTGACCAATCCAATAGGAACCTACCTTGTTCAATATCTGATCCATTTATAAGTTTCAATTGAATTCCGATGTATACACACAAAACCAGCTGAGAGTAAACACTTCTCCGTCGTCGTCGAATTGTTCTTCTCTCCGCAGCTCAGCTTAACTGTAAGAGAGAAGGAGGAAGAAATTTCTTTGC
Proteins encoded in this window:
- the LOC125865731 gene encoding uncharacterized protein At5g01610-like isoform X1, which codes for MDQILNKVGSYWIGQKANKEFNSVGDDINSLQSSIEGGSKWLVNKLKGKMQKPLPELLKEHDIPVGIFPRDATNYEFNEETKKLTVYIPSICEVGYRDSSVLRFSTAVTGYLEKGKLADIEGIKTKVMIWVKVTAISSEKSKLYVTAGLKKSRSREAYEVLRDGFTVDKF
- the LOC125865731 gene encoding uncharacterized protein At5g01610-like isoform X2, which translates into the protein MDQILNKVGSYWIGQKANKEFNSVGDDINSLQSSIEGGSKWLVNKLKGKMQKPLPELLKEHDIPVGIFPRDATNYEFNEETKKLTVYIPSICEVGYRDSSVLRFSTAVTGYLEKGKLADIEGIKTKVMIWVKVTAISSEKSKLYVTAGLKKSRSREAYEVLRDGFTVDKF